One window of the Desulfovibrio desulfuricans genome contains the following:
- a CDS encoding DUF721 domain-containing protein, translating into MAVFRKRQKDSQPVHAMEVMASVMAGLGAAPGQGETRARLQQLWLNWGMVMGPELAPLARPMGHHRDVLLIGAEDAMLAQELHLMAGEMLERVNAFMEQPFFSAIKVNLLMGKAGLDKAATRKTANKDKPAPRLRPPEPLCADGVYLEAMDPASPVARAYARFTRQRRTR; encoded by the coding sequence ATGGCCGTATTCCGCAAACGACAGAAAGACTCTCAGCCCGTGCACGCCATGGAGGTCATGGCCTCCGTGATGGCGGGGCTCGGCGCGGCCCCCGGCCAGGGAGAAACGCGAGCGCGGTTGCAACAGCTCTGGCTCAACTGGGGCATGGTCATGGGGCCTGAGCTTGCGCCTTTGGCGCGGCCCATGGGGCATCATCGGGATGTTCTGCTTATAGGGGCAGAGGATGCCATGCTGGCGCAGGAGCTGCACCTTATGGCAGGCGAAATGCTGGAGAGGGTCAATGCCTTTATGGAACAGCCCTTTTTCAGCGCCATAAAGGTCAACCTGCTCATGGGCAAGGCAGGGCTGGACAAGGCCGCAACGCGGAAAACGGCAAATAAGGATAAGCCCGCGCCCCGGTTACGGCCACCAGAGCCTCTGTGCGCTGATGGCGTGTATCTGGAGGCAATGGATCCTGCATCGCCAGTGGCGCGTGCCTATGCGCGCTTTACTCGGCAGCGGCGCACACGCTGA
- a CDS encoding ArsR/SmtB family transcription factor, translating to MALLFFKALSDETRLRLVHILLHYELSVNELVSILDMGQSRVSRHLKILTEAGLLTSRRDGLWVFYATPRAGEELDFLRAITPFVHPDAAMRADLNMAAQILEERALKTRQFFNAIAEDWDELNREVLGSFDLAEAVCDAMPDGCGTAVDLGCGTGAVLARMLPKAQGVIGVDGSARMLEICRRRFTPEDLAEGRVSLRIGELSHLPLRDHEADFACINLVLHHLSDPAEGLREIRRIMAVGGRFFVADFQRHADETMRSRYGDRWLGFDEQQLGLDLAAAGFAVLHCKHMQVNRNMTMLLLSAEAR from the coding sequence ATGGCACTTTTATTTTTCAAAGCTCTGTCGGACGAAACCCGCCTGCGGCTGGTTCATATTCTGCTGCATTACGAACTCTCGGTCAACGAGCTGGTCAGTATCCTTGATATGGGGCAATCGCGTGTTTCGCGACACCTCAAAATTCTTACCGAGGCCGGGCTGCTCACCTCGCGCCGTGATGGCCTGTGGGTTTTTTATGCCACACCTCGCGCGGGCGAAGAGCTTGATTTTTTGCGCGCCATCACCCCCTTTGTCCACCCGGATGCCGCCATGCGGGCAGACCTCAATATGGCCGCCCAGATTCTTGAAGAACGCGCGCTTAAAACCCGCCAGTTCTTTAACGCCATTGCGGAAGACTGGGACGAGTTGAACCGCGAGGTTCTTGGCAGCTTTGATCTGGCCGAGGCAGTTTGCGATGCCATGCCTGACGGATGCGGCACCGCTGTAGACCTCGGCTGCGGCACGGGCGCGGTGCTTGCGCGCATGCTGCCAAAGGCGCAAGGGGTCATTGGGGTGGACGGCTCCGCCCGCATGCTTGAAATCTGCCGCCGCCGCTTTACGCCGGAGGACCTGGCCGAGGGCCGCGTTTCACTGCGTATTGGCGAACTGAGCCACCTGCCGCTGCGCGACCACGAGGCGGATTTTGCCTGCATCAACCTTGTGCTGCACCATCTTTCTGACCCGGCTGAAGGCCTGCGCGAGATCCGGCGCATCATGGCGGTGGGAGGCAGGTTTTTTGTGGCCGATTTTCAACGCCATGCCGATGAGACAATGCGCTCCCGCTACGGCGACCGCTGGCTTGGCTTTGACGAGCAGCAGCTTGGCCTTGATCTGGCTGCGGCTGGCTTTGCGGTTTTGCACTGCAAGCACATGCAGGTGAACAGAAACATGACCATGCTTCTGCTCAGCGCCGAAGCCCGCTGA
- the ahcY gene encoding adenosylhomocysteinase, protein MIKPLDLTLDYKVADISLADFGKKEMQLSERETPGLMECIKKYGPTRPLKGLKVTGSLHMTIQTAMLIKTLHALGADIRWASCNIFSTQDHAAAAIAESGMAKVFAWKGETLEDYWWCTEMALTWPDGSGPDLIVDDGGDATLLIHKGFEAENDPSILDQKTDNKEFQCILDRLKLRLKEDPQHWHKVAAKVKGVSEETTTGVHRLYQLEAAGTLLFPAINVNDSVTKSKFDNLYGCRESLADGIKRATDIMVAGKVVVVVGYGDVGKGCAQSMRGFGARVLVTEIDPICALQAAMEGFEVTTVENALPQGDIYVTCTGNYHVITGAHMEAMKDEAIVCNIGHFDSEIEMSYLENTPGITCLNIKPQVDKWTLKSGRSIIVLAEGRLVNLGCATGHASFVMSNSFTNQTLAQLKLASEPLENKVYTLPKELDEEVARLHLARLGVKLTTLTPEQAEYIGVKVEGPYKPSHYRY, encoded by the coding sequence ATGATTAAGCCTCTTGACCTGACCCTTGACTACAAAGTGGCCGACATATCTTTGGCTGACTTTGGCAAAAAAGAAATGCAGCTTTCCGAGCGCGAAACGCCCGGCCTCATGGAATGCATCAAAAAATACGGCCCCACCCGGCCCCTCAAGGGCCTCAAGGTCACCGGCTCCCTGCACATGACCATTCAGACGGCCATGCTCATCAAGACCCTGCACGCCCTTGGCGCAGACATCCGCTGGGCCTCATGCAACATCTTTTCCACCCAGGATCACGCCGCCGCCGCCATTGCGGAAAGCGGCATGGCCAAGGTCTTTGCCTGGAAGGGCGAAACCCTTGAAGACTACTGGTGGTGCACGGAAATGGCCCTCACCTGGCCTGACGGCAGCGGCCCCGACCTTATCGTGGACGACGGCGGCGACGCCACCCTGCTGATCCACAAGGGATTTGAGGCGGAAAACGACCCCTCCATCCTTGACCAGAAGACCGACAACAAGGAATTTCAGTGCATTCTTGACCGCCTCAAGCTGCGCCTCAAGGAAGACCCGCAGCACTGGCACAAGGTTGCCGCCAAGGTAAAGGGCGTTTCGGAAGAAACCACCACCGGCGTTCACCGCCTCTACCAGCTCGAAGCCGCCGGAACCTTGCTGTTCCCGGCCATCAACGTCAACGACTCGGTCACCAAGTCCAAGTTCGACAACCTGTACGGCTGCCGCGAATCCCTGGCTGACGGCATCAAGCGCGCCACCGACATCATGGTGGCAGGCAAGGTGGTTGTGGTCGTGGGCTACGGCGATGTGGGCAAAGGTTGCGCCCAGTCCATGCGCGGCTTTGGCGCGCGCGTGCTGGTGACGGAAATCGACCCCATCTGCGCCCTTCAGGCCGCTATGGAAGGCTTTGAAGTCACCACGGTTGAAAACGCCCTTCCCCAGGGCGATATCTATGTGACCTGCACCGGCAACTACCATGTCATCACCGGCGCCCATATGGAAGCCATGAAGGACGAGGCCATTGTGTGCAACATCGGCCACTTCGACAGCGAAATTGAAATGTCCTACCTGGAAAACACCCCCGGCATCACCTGCCTGAACATCAAGCCGCAGGTGGACAAGTGGACGCTCAAGTCCGGCCGCAGCATCATTGTACTGGCCGAGGGCCGTCTGGTTAACCTTGGCTGCGCCACTGGGCACGCCAGCTTTGTCATGTCCAACAGCTTCACCAACCAGACCCTTGCCCAGCTCAAGCTTGCCTCCGAGCCGCTGGAAAACAAGGTCTACACCCTTCCCAAGGAACTGGACGAAGAAGTGGCCCGCCTGCACCTTGCCCGCCTTGGCGTCAAGCTTACCACGCTTACCCCCGAGCAGGCCGAGTACATCGGCGTGAAGGTTGAAGGGCCGTACAAGCCCAGCCATTACCGCTACTAA